Proteins encoded within one genomic window of Citrobacter amalonaticus Y19:
- a CDS encoding YdhW family putative oxidoreductase system protein, translated as MSHPEDMSQPAMPYVDLEKRQWLQGRHEPVACADEQAVAESPAEIMADFIRQHSANGQLVARELFLQPPYSVDEAELTPLLETLREGLAGDDIARVQGSQDEYYYSTRTMTANYADMCVQVVEKDTCRAIAQAVRFDCQTYPHPYKVAMLEQSPYGFAPEQIDAALAAIETHPDYADIRPVSSSTDVPYLFSERFMSYGKAYGLCEWLEVEQFQNP; from the coding sequence ATGAGCCATCCAGAGGATATGAGTCAACCCGCTATGCCCTACGTCGATCTCGAAAAGCGGCAGTGGCTGCAGGGGCGACATGAGCCGGTAGCCTGCGCGGATGAACAGGCGGTGGCAGAAAGTCCCGCTGAGATTATGGCGGATTTTATCCGCCAGCATTCGGCGAACGGCCAGCTCGTCGCGCGCGAACTGTTCCTGCAGCCGCCTTATTCGGTGGACGAGGCGGAGCTCACACCTCTACTAGAAACGCTCAGAGAGGGGCTTGCCGGGGATGATATCGCCCGGGTGCAGGGCTCTCAGGATGAATATTACTACTCAACCCGGACCATGACCGCCAACTATGCCGACATGTGCGTTCAGGTGGTGGAGAAGGATACCTGTCGGGCAATCGCACAGGCAGTGCGCTTTGACTGCCAGACCTATCCACATCCGTACAAGGTCGCCATGCTCGAACAATCGCCTTACGGTTTCGCGCCTGAGCAGATAGACGCCGCACTGGCCGCGATTGAAACGCATCCCGACTATGCCGATATTCGCCCGGTCTCGTCGTCGACCGACGTGCCCTATTTATTCAGCGAACGCTTTATGAGTTACGGCAAAGCATACGGTTTGTGCGAATGGCTGGAAGTTGAGCAGTTTCAGAATCCCTGA
- the phsC gene encoding thiosulfate reductase cytochrome B subunit, whose amino-acid sequence MNASQNAEQFQAQLANYVPVFSPEYWPVWLVIAGLLLVAMGLVQGVHAWLRFRAANKAAAGHGEKVYLYSRAVRLWHWSNALLFLLLLGSGLINHFSLVSAAVIKSLLTVHEVCGFLLLACWVGFVLINALGGNGHHYIIRPQGWVARAMKQTRFYLFGIMQGEAHPFPAMPRSKFNPLQQAAYVGVMYGLLPLLLLSGLLALYPQVVGDVFPGVRYWLLQAHFALAIISLFFIFGHLYLCTTGRTPGETFRCMVDGYHRH is encoded by the coding sequence ATGAACGCGTCGCAGAATGCTGAACAGTTCCAGGCCCAACTGGCAAATTATGTGCCGGTCTTTTCCCCCGAGTATTGGCCCGTCTGGCTGGTGATCGCCGGACTTCTGCTGGTGGCGATGGGGCTGGTGCAGGGGGTACACGCCTGGCTTCGCTTTCGCGCGGCCAACAAGGCCGCCGCCGGGCATGGTGAGAAGGTTTACCTGTATTCTCGTGCGGTACGCCTGTGGCACTGGTCGAATGCCTTGCTGTTTCTGCTCCTGCTCGGCAGCGGGCTTATCAACCATTTCTCGCTGGTCAGCGCAGCGGTGATCAAAAGCCTGCTGACGGTGCACGAAGTCTGCGGATTTTTGCTGCTGGCGTGCTGGGTCGGTTTCGTGCTGATCAATGCGTTGGGCGGGAACGGTCATCATTATATTATCCGTCCCCAGGGCTGGGTGGCGCGAGCGATGAAACAGACCCGTTTCTATCTGTTTGGCATTATGCAGGGGGAAGCGCATCCGTTCCCGGCAATGCCGCGTTCGAAGTTTAATCCGTTACAGCAGGCGGCCTATGTCGGTGTGATGTACGGATTGTTGCCATTGCTGCTGCTGAGCGGATTGTTGGCGCTCTATCCGCAGGTCGTGGGCGACGTATTCCCCGGCGTACGCTACTGGTTGCTGCAGGCACATTTCGCGCTGGCAATCATCAGTCTGTTCTTTATTTTTGGTCACCTCTACCTGTGCACCACGGGCCGCACGCCTGGCGAGACGTTCCGCTGCATGGTCGACGGTTATCACCGGCATTAA
- the ydhT gene encoding protein YdhT, producing MLITREDLRNWRVGAVMYRWFLRRFPEGGNYADVHRALSREGYLDWANSLVEYAWSRWLNEENFARQDISAMSRLARPDASLGDQQVANAGDNANLGCAGDNMKIASSGYASQIASAGYCVRIGSVGYNSHISSSGDRARLAAAGNSTRISSAGNGTRIASCGMRVRVSSLGERNHVASNGDLSQIVSFGANAKIANSGDNVHIICNGDNAIVASTGVVDFIVLGPGGGCAALAYHDGERMRFAVAVEGEAGIRAGVKYRLDDAHQFVEC from the coding sequence ATGCTGATCACGCGAGAGGATTTACGCAACTGGCGGGTTGGTGCGGTGATGTACCGCTGGTTTCTGCGCCGTTTTCCTGAGGGCGGCAACTACGCCGATGTCCATCGGGCGTTGAGTCGCGAAGGTTATCTCGACTGGGCGAACAGCCTGGTGGAATACGCCTGGTCGCGCTGGCTGAATGAAGAAAATTTCGCCCGCCAGGATATCTCCGCCATGTCGCGACTGGCGCGGCCGGATGCGTCGCTGGGCGATCAGCAGGTGGCGAATGCGGGTGATAACGCGAATCTGGGCTGTGCGGGTGATAACATGAAGATCGCCAGCTCAGGCTATGCGTCACAAATTGCCAGTGCGGGCTACTGCGTGCGCATTGGCAGCGTTGGCTATAACAGCCATATCAGCAGTTCCGGGGATCGCGCGCGACTGGCTGCCGCAGGAAACTCGACGCGAATCAGTAGCGCCGGTAACGGAACGCGGATCGCCAGCTGCGGGATGCGTGTGCGGGTGAGTTCGCTGGGTGAAAGAAACCATGTCGCCAGTAACGGCGACCTGAGCCAGATAGTGAGCTTTGGCGCAAATGCGAAAATCGCCAACAGCGGCGATAATGTGCATATCATCTGCAACGGCGACAACGCGATCGTTGCCAGTACCGGGGTTGTGGATTTCATCGTGCTGGGACCGGGCGGCGGCTGCGCGGCGCTGGCGTATCACGACGGTGAACGCATGCGATTCGCCGTCGCGGTTGAAGGTGAAGCGGGGATCCGCGCCGGCGTGAAATACCGACTCGACGACGCGCACCAGTTTGTTGAGTGCTGA
- the hha gene encoding hemolysin expression modulator Hha, with translation MTKQEWVLQLRRCSSKETLEKIIDKNKYALSNDDLEQFYAAADHRLAELTMGKLYDKVPASVWKYVY, from the coding sequence ATGACGAAACAAGAGTGGGTTTTACAGTTAAGACGTTGTTCTTCAAAAGAAACATTGGAGAAAATTATTGATAAAAATAAGTATGCGCTATCCAATGATGATCTTGAGCAATTTTATGCCGCAGCAGACCACCGACTTGCCGAGCTGACAATGGGAAAGCTTTACGATAAAGTCCCTGCAAGTGTATGGAAATATGTATATTAA
- a CDS encoding IS110 family transposase, producing MTKAKLVHLSPVVGGVDTHKDLHVAAVVDQNNRVLGSEFFTTTRQGYRQMLAWIASFGTVKRIGVECTGSYGAGLLRYLQSTGVEVLEVTAPDKMERRKRGKSDTIDAESAAHAAFSRIRTVTPKTRSGMIEELRVLKVCCKTAVAARRIALQMIQMNIVSAPDELRDQIRHLTRMQLIRTLASWRPDVTAYRNVQDAYRIALKSLARRYLELHDEIADLDIMITSIVDELAPELIKCKAVGYECASQLLITAGDNPQRLNSESGFAALCGVSPVPVSSGKTNRHRLNRGGDRAANSALHIIAIGRLRTDTRTQEYVAKRVAEGHSKMEALRCLKRYISREVYTLLRNQNRLINSTQITT from the coding sequence ATGACAAAGGCAAAACTCGTTCATTTATCGCCTGTCGTTGGTGGCGTTGATACGCATAAAGATTTACATGTTGCTGCTGTGGTTGATCAAAATAATCGGGTCTTAGGTAGTGAGTTTTTCACGACAACACGTCAGGGATACCGTCAGATGCTGGCCTGGATAGCATCTTTCGGAACTGTTAAACGCATCGGAGTTGAATGCACAGGTTCCTACGGTGCAGGTTTATTGCGTTATCTCCAGAGTACCGGAGTGGAAGTTCTGGAGGTCACAGCACCAGATAAAATGGAACGCCGTAAGCGAGGTAAAAGCGATACCATCGATGCAGAAAGTGCTGCTCACGCAGCTTTTTCACGCATACGAACCGTCACACCAAAAACTCGTAGCGGAATGATTGAAGAGTTGCGTGTCCTGAAAGTCTGCTGCAAAACGGCTGTTGCTGCGCGACGTATTGCACTTCAAATGATCCAGATGAATATCGTTTCTGCCCCGGATGAGCTACGTGACCAGATACGTCACCTCACGAGGATGCAGTTGATCCGTACCCTGGCTTCGTGGCGGCCCGACGTTACCGCCTATCGTAATGTCCAGGATGCTTACCGTATTGCGCTGAAATCCCTGGCTCGCAGATATCTTGAACTGCATGATGAAATAGCAGATCTGGACATCATGATAACGTCAATAGTCGATGAACTGGCCCCGGAACTTATCAAATGTAAAGCAGTGGGGTATGAATGTGCTTCGCAACTGTTGATTACGGCTGGCGATAATCCTCAGCGTCTGAACTCGGAGTCTGGCTTCGCGGCTCTATGTGGCGTCAGTCCTGTTCCAGTCTCTTCCGGGAAAACAAACCGTCACAGGCTTAACCGTGGTGGTGATCGTGCGGCCAATAGTGCCCTGCACATTATTGCCATTGGCCGATTACGCACGGACACGAGAACACAGGAGTATGTGGCAAAACGGGTAGCTGAAGGACACTCGAAAATGGAAGCACTGCGTTGCCTTAAACGTTATATCTCACGTGAAGTCTACACGCTTCTACGTAATCAAAACCGACTAATCAACAGTACTCAAATAACAACTTGA
- a CDS encoding FAD:protein FMN transferase, with translation MTDANKVIDLMGTKIRLYFKGYQAEKCLTEASAMLRHYEHIFSANREQSQLSALKTKAAREPVAVDPDLYELIKVGRAHSLEPNSFLNIAIGPLIKLWRIGFKEARIPSKEEISQALERLNPANIVLDDEKNSVFFAKEGLEIDLGAIAKGYFSDKIMDFFKEKEPHSAMIDIGGNLLVYGESPKKSLDWDVGIQHPFLPRGHSVAKIKIRNQSVVTSGIYERTFEHNGNKYHHIFDSHSGYPADNNVASLTIISDKSLDCDIYTTKLFGLEPRKILVEVNKIEGMEAIVITVDGQLAITDKLKDKITIASQT, from the coding sequence ATGACTGACGCCAATAAAGTGATAGACCTCATGGGAACCAAGATTCGTCTTTATTTTAAGGGGTATCAGGCTGAAAAGTGTCTAACGGAAGCGAGTGCGATGTTAAGGCATTATGAGCACATCTTTAGCGCCAACAGGGAGCAATCTCAATTGTCTGCTCTGAAAACAAAAGCAGCCCGTGAACCGGTCGCTGTAGATCCGGATTTGTATGAATTAATCAAGGTAGGCAGAGCGCATAGTCTTGAACCCAATAGTTTTTTAAACATTGCCATTGGCCCTTTGATTAAGCTTTGGCGTATTGGCTTTAAAGAAGCGAGGATTCCCAGCAAAGAAGAGATCAGCCAGGCCCTGGAGCGCTTAAATCCTGCCAATATTGTCTTGGACGATGAGAAAAATTCGGTGTTTTTTGCTAAAGAAGGTCTTGAAATAGATTTGGGTGCCATTGCAAAAGGGTATTTCAGTGACAAGATCATGGATTTCTTCAAAGAAAAGGAGCCGCATTCTGCCATGATTGATATTGGCGGAAACCTGCTTGTTTATGGAGAATCGCCAAAGAAAAGCTTGGATTGGGATGTTGGTATACAGCACCCTTTTCTACCAAGAGGCCACAGCGTCGCCAAGATAAAGATCAGAAATCAGTCAGTCGTGACTTCAGGTATCTATGAAAGAACCTTTGAGCACAATGGAAATAAGTACCATCACATTTTCGATAGTCACAGCGGCTACCCTGCCGATAACAATGTGGCATCCCTAACAATTATCTCTGATAAATCATTGGATTGCGACATCTATACTACGAAACTGTTTGGATTGGAACCGAGAAAAATTTTAGTTGAAGTCAATAAAATAGAAGGGATGGAAGCCATTGTGATTACCGTTGATGGGCAACTCGCCATTACTGATAAACTTAAGGATAAGATAACGATTGCATCGCAGACATAG
- a CDS encoding LysR family transcriptional regulator has protein sequence MSTYKRQNILHYIDSLLYFSNYSKAAEFLNISQPYLTQVIKRIENELNCQIINRSKLPYRLTEPGKIYYDYLSSLEAVYVNMRRKITTITDTDKTAIKIGILASIGTYLIPLFLPKFLAIYPECQIELVEDIPGNNEQRLLKSEVDFWIGQNSSSIAPALCAVSWGKHRYYAVIPRSCELYQKDTATIAQGSIAMEDLLRQRLVLTSKGSAIRMQVDHLLGIYKIKANIILESSEIDTVKNLAMADVGLTFVPESLALEPCPAKYNIYELPIDQLNLDYFIAHSRKRGLSAIDKGLLDAFLRYKDTEQYSYYHEEKNK, from the coding sequence ATGTCAACATACAAACGTCAAAATATTTTACATTATATTGACTCTTTGCTTTATTTCAGCAATTACAGCAAGGCTGCTGAATTCCTTAATATATCTCAACCTTATTTAACACAGGTCATTAAGCGTATTGAAAATGAGCTGAATTGTCAGATTATCAACCGCAGTAAGTTGCCCTACCGTTTAACAGAACCGGGCAAGATTTACTATGATTATCTAAGTTCACTCGAGGCAGTTTACGTCAATATGCGCAGGAAAATAACTACGATAACGGACACGGATAAGACGGCCATAAAAATTGGTATCTTAGCCAGTATCGGTACCTACCTTATCCCACTTTTTTTACCCAAGTTTCTAGCTATCTATCCCGAATGTCAAATAGAGCTGGTGGAAGACATACCGGGAAACAATGAGCAAAGACTGTTAAAGAGTGAGGTGGACTTTTGGATTGGGCAGAATTCAAGCAGCATTGCGCCGGCGCTTTGTGCAGTTTCTTGGGGAAAACATAGATATTATGCCGTAATACCCAGATCTTGTGAGTTATATCAAAAAGACACAGCCACCATTGCACAAGGCAGTATTGCGATGGAAGACCTTTTGCGGCAAAGGCTTGTGCTAACATCCAAAGGTTCAGCCATTAGAATGCAAGTCGATCACTTGTTGGGCATTTATAAAATAAAGGCCAATATCATTCTGGAAAGCAGTGAAATAGATACTGTGAAAAATCTTGCCATGGCCGACGTGGGCTTGACCTTTGTCCCTGAAAGTTTGGCATTAGAGCCTTGCCCCGCGAAATACAACATTTATGAACTGCCTATTGATCAATTGAACTTAGATTACTTCATCGCTCATAGTAGAAAGAGAGGACTGTCCGCCATCGATAAAGGCCTACTTGATGCATTTCTGCGTTATAAAGATACCGAACAGTACTCCTACTACCATGAAGAGAAGAATAAATGA
- a CDS encoding NADPH-dependent FMN reductase, producing the protein MNYLAIVGTNSNVSTNRMLLQFMKAHFEKEVQIELFEIKELPAFYEAEDDQVPQEVEALSTKIRQADGVIIATPEYDHAIPAVLKNALEWISYTSQALTDKPALIVGASHGALGSSRAQGHLRQILDSPELAARIMPSSEFLLGKSQTAFNAGGALLYEDKLAELDEIFREFVLFTELIVKLISERAAPQKDKKFAWQTQEA; encoded by the coding sequence ATGAACTATTTAGCAATTGTTGGCACCAATTCCAATGTGTCAACAAACCGCATGTTACTGCAATTCATGAAGGCACATTTTGAAAAAGAAGTCCAGATAGAACTTTTTGAGATCAAAGAATTACCTGCTTTTTATGAAGCAGAAGATGACCAGGTGCCTCAAGAAGTTGAAGCATTGTCCACTAAAATCCGTCAGGCTGATGGCGTTATTATTGCTACCCCGGAGTACGATCACGCGATTCCCGCGGTTTTAAAGAACGCTCTGGAATGGATCAGCTATACAAGTCAGGCTCTCACTGATAAGCCAGCCTTGATTGTGGGCGCTTCCCATGGCGCATTAGGCTCTTCTCGCGCGCAGGGACACCTTCGCCAAATTCTTGATTCTCCTGAATTGGCCGCACGAATTATGCCCAGCAGCGAATTCCTTCTGGGAAAATCACAAACCGCCTTTAATGCTGGGGGCGCGTTGCTCTATGAAGACAAGCTGGCTGAACTTGATGAGATTTTTAGAGAATTTGTTCTGTTTACCGAGCTTATTGTAAAGCTCATATCAGAGAGGGCTGCGCCCCAAAAAGATAAAAAATTCGCATGGCAGACTCAGGAGGCATAA
- a CDS encoding flavocytochrome c — translation MKFTAIVGTTSPKSYNRTLLQFMQAHFKDKAEIELLEINEIPMFNQDNPSNSPQLLKINEKIMASDGVILATPEYNHSIPSSLKSLLEWLSYELHPLDGKPVMILGASIDSQGSSRAQLHLRQILDAPGVNANVMPGYEFLLGNAHKAFDDNGQLNSEGTIDFLEICFLRFMRFAKISNQLNEEEDFAFNPGTYEVKALGHGGDLPIKVSFSEKKIESINIDTGGETEGLADVVFIRIPDKIIEGQTLNVDALSGASETSHAVIDGVAKAVKLAGVNPDILKRRPKPASSLNRGDEEYTCDVVVIGGGGAGLSAAATVLQEGKSAIVLEKYPAVGGNTIRTGGPINAANPEWQRSFQENPGERHTIEVLLNTDESNIHEEYLADFRALKQEFAVYQKQFGDEKGYLFDSPLLHRMQTYFGGKRTDLEGNNIYGQYDLVKILTDRALESIKWLEEIGVEYHKDIVFAPVGALWRRGHKPVKKYGTAFILALRKYIEDMFGTIITDSPAKELLIEDGEIKGVIAVGVNGQKITIRSKAVVLASGGFGANTRMLKQYNTYWSHIADDIKTTNSYAMTGDGILLGQSVGAGLTGMGFTQLMPVADPNTGELFSGLQVPPENFVIVNKQGKRFVNEFAGRDVLTKAALAEGGLFYLIADDEIKKTAANTSQEKIDRQVEEGTLFRADTLEALAVKVGMDPAVLVDTVDKYNSYVESGIDPEFHKDTFSLKVEKAPFYATPRQPAVHHTMGGLKIDTATRVLDENNHPINNLYAAGEVAGGIHAGNRLGGNALADIFTFGRIAGKTAVDEMN, via the coding sequence ATGAAATTTACAGCTATCGTCGGAACCACATCACCAAAGTCCTATAACCGGACACTGCTTCAATTTATGCAAGCGCATTTTAAAGACAAAGCAGAAATTGAATTATTGGAAATCAACGAAATACCCATGTTTAACCAGGACAACCCATCTAACAGCCCACAGCTCCTGAAAATTAATGAAAAAATCATGGCAAGTGATGGCGTCATTCTTGCGACGCCAGAATATAACCATTCTATTCCCTCTAGCCTGAAGAGCCTACTGGAATGGCTAAGCTACGAGCTTCATCCTCTGGATGGCAAGCCGGTTATGATCCTGGGCGCTTCCATTGACTCTCAGGGCTCATCACGTGCTCAGTTGCATCTTCGTCAGATATTGGATGCACCCGGAGTCAATGCCAATGTTATGCCTGGATACGAATTCTTACTTGGCAATGCCCACAAGGCCTTTGATGACAATGGTCAGCTGAACAGCGAAGGTACAATCGACTTTTTGGAAATCTGCTTCTTAAGGTTCATGCGTTTTGCCAAGATCTCGAACCAATTAAATGAAGAAGAGGATTTCGCCTTCAATCCCGGCACCTATGAAGTCAAGGCCTTAGGTCATGGTGGCGACCTTCCAATAAAGGTATCCTTTAGCGAGAAGAAAATCGAAAGCATTAATATTGACACCGGCGGTGAGACAGAAGGTCTAGCTGACGTTGTGTTTATAAGGATCCCTGACAAGATCATTGAGGGGCAAACCCTTAATGTGGATGCCCTATCAGGCGCATCTGAGACAAGTCATGCGGTTATTGATGGTGTTGCCAAAGCGGTTAAACTAGCTGGTGTTAATCCTGATATCTTGAAAAGGCGTCCGAAACCAGCCAGCAGTCTGAATCGTGGCGATGAAGAGTATACCTGTGATGTCGTTGTCATTGGCGGCGGCGGAGCAGGATTAAGTGCGGCAGCAACCGTCTTGCAAGAAGGCAAGAGTGCTATCGTACTAGAAAAATACCCAGCCGTTGGAGGTAATACTATCCGTACTGGTGGCCCTATTAATGCCGCTAACCCTGAGTGGCAGAGATCTTTCCAGGAAAATCCGGGTGAAAGACATACCATTGAAGTCCTATTAAACACAGATGAAAGTAATATTCACGAAGAGTATCTGGCTGACTTCAGAGCGCTGAAACAGGAATTCGCTGTCTACCAAAAACAGTTCGGCGATGAAAAAGGTTATTTATTTGATTCTCCGCTTCTTCACAGAATGCAGACCTATTTCGGTGGCAAGCGTACGGATCTCGAAGGAAACAACATCTATGGTCAATACGATCTGGTTAAGATCTTAACAGACAGAGCTCTGGAGAGTATTAAATGGCTCGAGGAAATTGGTGTTGAGTATCATAAAGACATCGTCTTTGCCCCTGTTGGTGCACTATGGCGTCGTGGGCATAAACCCGTCAAAAAATATGGTACAGCCTTTATTCTTGCCTTAAGAAAATATATTGAAGACATGTTTGGAACCATTATTACCGATAGCCCAGCGAAAGAGCTCTTAATTGAAGATGGGGAAATCAAAGGGGTTATTGCCGTAGGTGTTAACGGTCAGAAGATTACCATTCGTTCCAAAGCAGTTGTTCTGGCCAGCGGTGGTTTTGGTGCCAATACCAGGATGCTAAAACAATACAATACATACTGGAGCCACATTGCTGACGATATTAAGACAACGAACTCCTACGCAATGACAGGTGACGGAATCCTTCTGGGTCAATCCGTGGGTGCCGGATTAACGGGGATGGGTTTCACTCAGTTGATGCCAGTAGCAGACCCTAATACGGGCGAGCTCTTTAGTGGGCTTCAGGTACCGCCAGAGAACTTCGTGATTGTGAATAAACAAGGGAAACGTTTTGTCAATGAATTCGCCGGCCGAGACGTATTGACAAAAGCTGCACTGGCAGAAGGTGGCCTCTTTTATCTGATTGCTGATGATGAGATAAAGAAAACCGCCGCCAATACAAGTCAGGAGAAAATTGATCGTCAAGTTGAAGAGGGTACTCTCTTTAGAGCCGATACTCTTGAAGCGTTGGCTGTTAAAGTTGGAATGGATCCCGCTGTGCTAGTGGATACAGTTGACAAGTATAATAGCTATGTAGAGTCAGGTATCGACCCTGAATTCCACAAGGACACCTTTAGCTTGAAGGTCGAAAAAGCACCTTTCTATGCAACCCCGAGACAGCCAGCCGTTCACCATACGATGGGCGGACTTAAGATCGATACAGCCACTCGGGTTCTGGATGAAAATAACCACCCTATCAATAACTTATATGCGGCTGGTGAAGTAGCGGGGGGGATCCATGCAGGTAACCGCTTAGGGGGAAATGCACTGGCAGATATCTTTACTTTTGGCCGCATTGCTGGGAAAACTGCGGTTGACGAAATGAACTAA
- a CDS encoding putative zinc ribbon protein — protein MRMLKCYMASDSSGHLVTAGEAIRAPELAWSCTSCCQRRIKSDPLTSPPTV, from the coding sequence ATGCGTATGCTGAAATGCTATATGGCGAGCGACAGCTCCGGACATTTAGTCACTGCCGGTGAGGCGATACGGGCACCGGAGCTGGCATGGAGCTGTACCTCCTGCTGTCAACGACGGATAAAAAGTGATCCACTTACATCTCCACCGACGGTCTAA
- a CDS encoding helix-turn-helix transcriptional regulator: MTTTTHTGSTTQQLLRAEDPLIDMTFITTYTGMTDKWFYKLISDGLFPKPVKLGRSSRWFRSEVEHWMQQRIADSRGT; the protein is encoded by the coding sequence ATGACCACCACAACGCATACCGGGAGCACCACGCAGCAGTTACTCCGTGCGGAAGATCCGCTTATCGATATGACGTTCATCACTACATACACCGGCATGACCGACAAGTGGTTTTATAAACTAATAAGCGACGGGTTGTTTCCGAAACCCGTCAAACTTGGCCGCAGTTCCCGCTGGTTCAGGAGTGAAGTGGAACACTGGATGCAGCAGCGCATTGCTGATTCACGGGGGACCTGA
- a CDS encoding inovirus-type Gp2 protein, translating to MHYPLCFNTRFEPFYPPYQDKIIAVIAQAQRTHPRTLAVRLKLWLSLETLTERRHWLSADFIDALRTSLASYSREHNTPESQLSYLWTRDESRPCYHAVLFMNQDTFDADTARTSRADSLDQLLSRTWRNVQGFSGLSTASPFCERVNDVYLLDPNHCDYREELNRLIWHISDMARDRARVTNPEARALESSAW from the coding sequence ATGCATTATCCACTTTGCTTTAACACACGGTTTGAACCCTTTTATCCTCCCTACCAGGACAAGATCATCGCTGTCATCGCACAGGCTCAAAGAACGCATCCGCGAACGCTGGCTGTCAGACTAAAACTCTGGCTGTCGCTGGAGACGCTGACGGAGCGCCGTCACTGGTTGTCTGCTGATTTTATCGACGCGCTGCGGACCTCGCTGGCGTCTTACAGCAGGGAGCACAACACGCCGGAAAGTCAGCTCAGCTATCTGTGGACACGGGATGAAAGCCGACCCTGCTACCATGCGGTGCTCTTCATGAATCAGGACACCTTCGACGCGGATACAGCCAGGACCAGCCGTGCAGATAGTCTGGATCAACTGCTCAGCCGTACCTGGAGGAACGTGCAGGGTTTTTCCGGGCTCTCAACGGCATCACCGTTCTGTGAGAGAGTCAATGATGTTTATCTGCTGGATCCGAACCATTGTGATTACCGGGAGGAACTGAACCGGTTGATCTGGCATATCAGTGATATGGCCCGCGATCGTGCCCGGGTGACAAATCCGGAAGCCAGAGCGCTGGAGAGCAGTGCCTGGTAG
- a CDS encoding inovirus Gp2 family protein: MMNEKKYNPHYLDKITHVIDKALGEHPRTLAVRIDLHLSPDWYDNEMITCYPNLSENVMARFTRSLKAKIEHYRYRISKEGKRAHPCTLRYFWVKEINDAVFPHYHVVIFLNKDLFWKLGNVTGDKQCLWTMISDAWLSALDVSAYNEYYRLVHFPQQGVYILDYNSSEYLIQFDKLFSRLSYLAKERTKIYSPDKRSMGCSQK; this comes from the coding sequence ATGATGAATGAAAAGAAATATAACCCGCACTATCTCGACAAAATAACCCATGTGATTGATAAGGCACTCGGAGAACATCCCCGGACTCTGGCTGTCCGGATTGATTTACACTTATCACCCGACTGGTATGATAACGAGATGATAACTTGCTATCCTAACCTCTCAGAAAACGTAATGGCGCGTTTTACCCGCTCACTAAAAGCGAAGATTGAGCACTATCGCTACAGGATTAGTAAAGAAGGGAAACGAGCTCATCCGTGTACACTGAGATATTTCTGGGTAAAAGAAATAAACGATGCAGTGTTTCCGCATTACCATGTTGTAATCTTTCTGAACAAAGATCTGTTCTGGAAACTGGGTAATGTCACTGGCGATAAACAATGCCTCTGGACAATGATATCTGATGCCTGGTTAAGCGCATTAGACGTATCCGCTTACAACGAGTATTACCGACTGGTTCATTTCCCTCAGCAAGGAGTATATATCCTGGACTATAACAGTTCTGAATATTTAATACAGTTCGATAAGTTGTTTTCACGATTAAGTTATCTGGCAAAAGAGCGTACCAAGATTTACAGCCCGGATAAGCGTTCAATGGGATGCAGCCAGAAGTAA
- a CDS encoding helix-turn-helix transcriptional regulator, with the protein MTTKTESFISSKPVNTSLLNDQLVDMAFITEFTGMTDKWFYKLISEGKFPKPIKPGRSSHWKVSEVEIWMQESVMESGGK; encoded by the coding sequence ATGACAACGAAAACAGAATCCTTTATTTCCAGTAAACCCGTTAACACTTCTCTCCTGAACGATCAACTTGTTGATATGGCATTTATCACGGAGTTTACCGGTATGACAGACAAGTGGTTTTATAAACTCATCTCTGAAGGGAAATTCCCAAAACCGATTAAGCCTGGACGTAGTTCTCACTGGAAAGTGAGCGAAGTGGAAATCTGGATGCAGGAGAGCGTTATGGAATCAGGAGGGAAGTGA